CCCGGGGACGGAAGGCTTCCTGCGCCGGCGAGACCTCCCGAGCTTCTGCCGCGGCGGCCACGACCCCTTGCTGCAGATATTCGGCGAGGTCACCGCGCACAGCTGCAAGGCTCGGGCGCTCATATTCAACACCGCCGCGTCGCTGGAGCGGTCGGCGGTCGCGCACGTCGCGCCGCGCATGCGAGACGTGTTCGCCATCGGGCCCCTCCACGCCATGTTCCAGgcgccggcggccggcggcgccctGTGGCGCGAGGACGGCGGGTGCACGGCGTGGCTGGACGGGCACGCGGACCGGTCCGTGGTGTACGTGAGCCTGGGCAGCCTCGCCGTCATCTCGCTGGAGCAGTTCACCGAGTTCCTGTCCGGGCTCGTCGGCGCCGGCCACCCCTTCCTATGGGTGCTCCGGCCGGACATGGTCGGGGCGAGCCACAGCGCCGTCCTCCAGGAAGCGGTCGAGGCGGCGGGGAGGAGCAAGGCCCGCGTCGTGGACTGGGCGCCGCAGCGGGACGTGCTCCGGCACCGCGCCGTGGGCTGCTTCCTCACGCACGCCGGGTGGAACTCCACGCTGGAGTGCGTCACCGAGGGTGTGCCGACGGTGTGCTGGCCTTTCTTCGCCGACCAGCAGACCAACAGCCGCTTCATAGACGCCGTGTGGGGGACGGGGCTGGATATGAAGGACGTGTGCGAGAGGGCGGTCGTGCAGAGGATGGTGAGGCAGGCCATGGAGTCCGCTGAGCTAAGGAGGTCGGCTCAGGCGCTAGCGCGGCAAGTGAGGCATGACATCGCAGAGGGGGGCTCGTCTGCCACGGAGTTCAACAGGCTCATCAGCTTCATCAATCAACTCAGCTTGCACACGCCACCAAGTCCGGATAAAGAGTAGCAGAGGCCGAGGGCTACAGAAATTTAAACAGGAGGCGCAAGCAGAATACAGTATCTTCTCACTTATACAAAAAAAGGAACGAAACAGGGGAAAATAAATGATCGCAAAATATCCCCAAAAATAAAGAATTCCATGctagtactacctccgtttcaaaaagTTAGTTTATAGCTTTCTGAAAAGGTTTACATGTTGAAACGAAGGTAATACTTATATTATATTAGGAAACATGCATGTGCCTTGCAACGGGTGAGAAAGTGTTGCGCTATGAGTGACATAAAAAAAATTAGGTTTAGCGCACCCACTGCAAGCTCCACAGTTAGGTGCTCCACCACTGCCTCATGTGTCTACCTGAAATACTAAAAACTCCTTGCAATATTCCTCCAACAGTCTTGGCCCAACAAAGAAATTCCCACATCCGTGCTGCTTAACTCTATCCACCCCATGGGTGTTTGCTTCTTCTCGTCTTCCTTTGCGGTGCGGACACTATTTCCATTCGCCAAACACCGCAGTGGGGAACCATGTCAATAGACGAACTGAAAACGCGAAATCAAACTTTCGCGGGAAATTTTAGGTGATAAACTTGCGAAATGTAAGAGTTCGATGCTCCGGTTGAGCTTACATATATACAAACTTAATTTACAAATAAACTAGAAATTTAACTATGATGTGAGTGGAACCACATGTTGAAACCTATGATGAATTGATAGCACCAGGCGCGCAAGGGGAGCCGGCGGCTTGTGTCGGCAAGTCAGGCGGGATATCGCAGAGGGGGGCTCGTCTGCCACGGAGTTCAACCGGCTCATCAGCTTCATCAATCAACTCAGCTTGCACGCCACCAAGTCCGGATAAAGAGTAGCAGAGGCCGAGGGCTACAGAAATTTAAACAGGAGGCGCAAGCAGAATACAGTATCTTCTCACTTATACAAAAAAGGAACGAAACAGGGGAAAATAAATGATCGCAAAATATCCCCAAAAATAAAGAAGTTCATGTTAATTAGTactgcctccgtttcaaaaagtTAGTTTATAGCTTTCTAAAAAAACTTTACATTTTGGACCGAAGATAATACTTACATTATACTAGAAAATATGCCCGTGCGTTGTAGTAGGAGAGAAAGTGTTGCGGTACGAGACATAAAAAAACCATCAGCTTTAGCAAACCCACTGCAAGCTCCACTGTTAGGTGCTCCGCCACTGCCTCATGTCTACCTGAAATACTGGCCCAACAAAGAAATTCCCACATCCGTGCTGCTTAACTCTATCCACCCGTTTCATGGGTGTTTGCTCCTTCTCGTCTTCCTTTGCGGTGCAGACACTATTTCCATCCGCCAAACACCGCAGTGGGGAACCATGTCGccttcatctccaatctcttggcTCTCGGTGGCACCACTGACACCCAACGTAGAGGCTCTCGGTCGCTCCATCTAAGAGCATGTGCAGTCGTGTTTCTCAAAGTGTTCCTCAAAtcacgccggatcgagcgttttggGACGCTTTTTCTTCGTGCCGTGTTTGGGGGACATCGCTACCCAGTTGCTCCCCCAAAAGAGGCCCTAATTTTTTTGTTAGAGTATTCAAAAACACAACCATTTTATTAAACctagcatacaaataaatatgtttgctaaattattttcaaattaaaatacaacaaacaataagaaactaaacaaatataataaagTGGGGCTAGATCAAGGCGCCGCCGCATTTGCTGATATCTTTTGACCCTCCACAGATGCTCAATGAGATCATGTTGAAGTTGCTCGTGAACATTGCTATCACGGATCTCTGTGTGCATgacgagaaaatcagcaaaatctgcaggcacgtCATGATCAACCTCCAAGAGGGCCCTGTCTCTCATAGAGACCAACATGTGTCCCGAtccgattcttgcggtcatcctcgatgatcatgttgtgcatgatcacacaagtctacatcacctcccacatttgttcTTGAGAACAGCTTAGAGAAGGGTACCGAACAATAGCAAATtaagcttgaagcacaccaaatgctcgctcgacatccttcctgcaagcctactGTCGCGAAGCAAAGTGATAATTCTTTTGACCAGATGGAGAcgtgattgttttgacaaaagtcgcCCATTTTGaccagcttgaagtaggggtcgaattcTCGAATgctaccggcgccgaaaattgtagGCATGTGTTGCTTCATCTGCGAAGTAATCattgtgcagcatggtatgcccctccatcctctgccgagGCTTCGACTTCTTTCTTCCCGCCTTTGAACCTCCATGGCGCGGCCTCTTACTCTTCTCCGCATCGGCGTCAAACATGTTTTGGAGGAACGCGATGATCGACAAATGCTACCGAatgtcgtcgtcgaaggcttgctcttcCTTCATCATTTGGATGATCATCTCGTCATCACTATCTATGTCCGAAGCAAAACAAATGGTTGAAATTCATCCGTGTCGCACCTCCACGACAAGACGCCAAACACCTTCTGTGCGTGAAGAAGGAACAGATTTGGCAGCGCGTTTTGGAACGAGTTGGCGAAGCGGCGAGAAAGCCAGCCGCCGCGACGGCATCCGATTCGAGAGAGATTGACCGTCGAGATTGCCCGACTCGTGGGCTTAACTCCACCACTGGGCCCAATTTCAGATCCTGTCCGCGACTCTTCATGCCACCTTTATAAATAACCGTCAAACTTTCTTCTAATTACTAGCCGCAACCTTCACACATTTCTTCTCCACGCCCTCACATTCGCGGAATTGCCACAGAAGCCCTTCCGGCTGTCTGCGCCAAGTTTCTGCCGCCGCGATGAGTCCAGTTCAGGAAACCAAGAACCGGTGAATGGGCACGGGCAACGCGAGGACTCCAAGAACGGCGCCTCCGATGGGGCCCCGAGCGCTGTGGCAGCCCAAGGCGGCGCCGATGCCTCCTCGCCGTCGCGTCTCCCTGCAGCGCCCGTCGACCGACCCCAGGAACGTGTCCGCCAGCAGGCCGGAGGCGGAAGCCGCGGCACCAATGGATCGAGCTCCGCCACGGTGGGGGTCGACCAGAAGGGC
This Lolium perenne isolate Kyuss_39 chromosome 1, Kyuss_2.0, whole genome shotgun sequence DNA region includes the following protein-coding sequences:
- the LOC127321779 gene encoding myricetin 3-O-rhamnoside 1,2-glucosyltransferase UGT709G2-like, translated to MVAHVLVFPCPVQGDINCMLYFAAGLLDAGLHVTFLHSDHNLRRLGLATATSTSPRLRFLSVPDGLPDDHPRSAGDLVEFFNSLRTNTSVAYRALLASLCAGAPSSIHKGFPPVTCVVADGMLPFAIDVAEELGVPALAFRTASACSFLAYLSVPKLVELGEVPVPAGADLDAPVRGVPGTEGFLRRRDLPSFCRGGHDPLLQIFGEVTAHSCKARALIFNTAASLERSAVAHVAPRMRDVFAIGPLHAMFQAPAAGGALWREDGGCTAWLDGHADRSVVYVSLGSLAVISLEQFTEFLSGLVGAGHPFLWVLRPDMVGASHSAVLQEAVEAAGRSKARVVDWAPQRDVLRHRAVGCFLTHAGWNSTLECVTEGVPTVCWPFFADQQTNSRFIDAVWGTGLDMKDVCERAVVQRMVRQAMESAELRRSAQALARQVRHDIAEGGSSATEFNRLISFINQLSLHTPPSPDKE